One stretch of Streptomyces sp. R21 DNA includes these proteins:
- a CDS encoding cytochrome P450, which translates to MTPAPVPLSGPRFHAEPAQLYREMRRDHGSVVPVVLDGDIPAWLVLGYRELHQVTGDPVLFSRDSDLWSQWDNIPADWPLLPMIGRKQPSILYTVGERHRERAGMISDALEAVDPSELRAHAERFADELIDAVCAKGETDLIADYAALLPVRVLAVLYGFAEEQGPGLVTALNDMINGREGALAGQQHLASSMAQLLADRAAQPADDVVSRMLANDSGFTPEEITQDLMVMMAAGHQPTADWIGNSLRLMLTDDRFAASLFGGRHSVAEAMNEVLWEDTPSQNIAGRWTSRDTQLGGRRIRAGELLILGLQGANSDPQVRTDGSALTGGNNAHFSFGHGEHRCPFPAQEVAEVIARTGIEVVLDRLPDIDLAVPEQELTRRPSPWLRGLTELPVRFTPVPAR; encoded by the coding sequence GTGACCCCCGCACCCGTGCCCCTCAGCGGGCCCAGGTTCCATGCCGAACCCGCCCAGCTGTACCGGGAGATGCGGCGCGACCACGGCTCGGTGGTGCCGGTCGTGCTCGACGGCGACATACCCGCCTGGCTGGTGCTCGGCTACCGCGAACTGCACCAGGTCACCGGCGACCCGGTGCTGTTCAGCCGCGACTCCGACCTGTGGAGCCAGTGGGACAACATCCCCGCCGACTGGCCACTGCTGCCGATGATCGGCCGTAAGCAGCCCTCGATCCTCTACACGGTCGGCGAACGCCACCGCGAGCGCGCCGGGATGATCAGCGACGCCCTGGAGGCCGTGGACCCCTCCGAACTGCGGGCGCACGCGGAGAGGTTCGCCGACGAACTCATCGACGCGGTGTGCGCCAAGGGCGAGACGGACCTCATCGCGGACTACGCGGCCCTGCTGCCCGTCCGCGTCCTCGCCGTCCTCTACGGCTTCGCCGAGGAGCAGGGCCCGGGGCTCGTCACGGCTCTCAACGACATGATCAACGGACGGGAGGGCGCCCTGGCCGGACAGCAGCATCTGGCGTCCTCCATGGCTCAGTTGCTGGCCGACCGCGCGGCGCAGCCCGCGGACGACGTCGTGTCGCGCATGCTCGCGAACGACAGCGGCTTCACGCCGGAGGAGATCACCCAGGACCTGATGGTCATGATGGCGGCCGGCCACCAGCCGACCGCCGACTGGATCGGCAACTCGCTGCGCCTGATGCTGACCGACGACCGTTTCGCGGCGTCGCTGTTCGGCGGCCGGCACAGTGTCGCCGAGGCCATGAACGAGGTCCTGTGGGAGGACACTCCCTCCCAGAACATCGCCGGTCGCTGGACCTCTCGCGACACCCAGCTGGGCGGCCGTCGCATCCGCGCGGGCGAGCTGCTGATCCTCGGCCTCCAGGGCGCCAACTCCGACCCGCAGGTCCGCACCGACGGCTCCGCCCTCACCGGCGGCAACAACGCGCACTTCTCCTTCGGGCACGGCGAGCACCGCTGCCCGTTCCCGGCGCAGGAGGTCGCGGAGGTCATCGCGCGCACCGGCATCGAGGTCGTCCTCGACCGGCTGCCGGACATCGATCTCGCCGTACCCGAACAGGAGTTGACCCGCCGGCCGTCACCGTGGCTCCGGGGGCTGACCGAGCTCCCGGTGCGGTTCACCCCCGTACCGGCGCGCTGA
- a CDS encoding ATP/GTP-binding protein → MGASADNGLKIVVVGGFGVGKTTLVRSVSEIRPLNTEETMTRAGEAIDDISEVRGKSATTVAFDFGRITLDAHNVLYLFGAPGQERFWFLWDRLFSGTLGAVVLVDTRRIDDSWYAIDRLEHHGTPFIVACNDFGGPVHTPAQIREALDLDPHVPLLDCDARSRESSKRVLITLVEHLQSLYATQGAAHIDHERPIQSPELAL, encoded by the coding sequence CTGGGTGCCTCCGCCGACAACGGTCTGAAGATCGTCGTCGTCGGCGGCTTCGGCGTCGGCAAGACGACCCTGGTCCGCTCCGTGAGCGAGATACGTCCCCTCAACACCGAGGAGACGATGACGCGGGCCGGTGAGGCCATCGACGACATCAGCGAGGTGCGCGGCAAGTCCGCGACCACCGTCGCCTTCGACTTCGGCCGCATCACGCTCGACGCGCACAACGTGCTGTACCTGTTCGGCGCGCCCGGGCAGGAGCGCTTCTGGTTCCTGTGGGACCGGCTCTTCTCCGGCACGCTCGGCGCGGTCGTCCTCGTCGACACCCGGCGCATCGACGACTCCTGGTACGCGATCGACCGCCTGGAGCACCACGGCACGCCGTTCATCGTCGCCTGCAACGACTTCGGCGGCCCCGTCCACACCCCCGCCCAGATCCGCGAGGCCCTCGACCTCGACCCGCACGTCCCGCTGCTCGACTGCGACGCCCGGTCGAGGGAGTCCAGCAAGCGGGTGCTGATCACGCTGGTCGAGCATCTGCAGAGCCTGTACGCCACCCAGGGCGCCGCCCATATCGACCACGAACGCCCCATTCAATCCCCGGAGTTGGCCCTGTGA
- a CDS encoding DUF742 domain-containing protein gives MSRPGRDDAPDRLYTLTGGRSRSGPDTPFDLVTLVVAECDPVVGMQSEHAAILRLAQRPTAVVEIAAELRLPVSITKVLLSDLLAAGRVSARHPHPAALPNPDILEQVLVGLRNL, from the coding sequence ATGAGCCGGCCGGGCAGGGACGACGCGCCGGACCGGCTCTACACCCTCACGGGAGGACGCAGCCGGTCCGGTCCTGACACCCCGTTCGACCTGGTGACGCTCGTGGTCGCCGAGTGCGATCCCGTGGTGGGCATGCAGTCGGAGCACGCCGCGATCCTGCGCCTCGCCCAGCGGCCCACGGCCGTGGTGGAGATCGCGGCCGAGCTGCGGCTGCCGGTGAGCATCACCAAGGTCCTGCTCTCCGACCTCCTCGCCGCGGGCCGGGTCAGCGCCCGCCATCCGCACCCGGCGGCTCTTCCCAACCCCGACATCCTGGAGCAGGTGCTCGTTGGACTCCGTAACCTCTGA
- a CDS encoding roadblock/LC7 domain-containing protein, translating into MTGSTTTADEKLTWLIEGLLERTPGARHALVLSRDGLKLCRTPELSVDQADQLAAIAAGIQSLSHGASVEFGDGSGGVRSAMAEFYGGVLFIVEAGEGAHLAVVTAEDADAGLVGHNMSELVEQLGEHLRAEPRSS; encoded by the coding sequence ATGACCGGCAGCACCACCACCGCCGACGAGAAGCTCACCTGGCTCATCGAGGGCCTGCTGGAGCGCACCCCGGGCGCCCGGCACGCGCTCGTGCTCTCCCGCGACGGCCTGAAGCTGTGCCGTACGCCGGAGCTCTCCGTCGACCAGGCCGACCAGCTCGCCGCGATCGCCGCCGGCATCCAGTCGCTCTCCCACGGGGCGTCCGTGGAGTTCGGCGACGGCAGCGGCGGTGTGCGGTCCGCGATGGCCGAGTTCTACGGCGGGGTCCTGTTCATCGTCGAGGCGGGCGAGGGCGCGCACCTCGCCGTGGTCACGGCCGAGGACGCCGACGCCGGGCTCGTCGGGCACAACATGAGCGAGCTGGTGGAGCAGCTGGGCGAACACCTGCGCGCGGAACCGCGTTCGTCATGA
- a CDS encoding ATP-binding protein, with translation MTPPTPSGSGERPTFRAVAPVPLIAAVLAAPAAGVAVALAPDSVRTPLAWGAGAAVLLLCTAIASAAHAVQTSRLMRRRLDSVTEDAGRLLQERARLASEFHQERTRLADESAREMARLREESAREMALLKEAYDQERAALTEEFTGEEDRLTAENAQLTRRVRQAVGDRAAAISATANAAARMQALSTGMLADLRAMEEKHSDEEVLADLLHLDHRTAQAGRLADSVAVLTGARSGRRWARPIVMESILRGAMGRIGGYQRVRVHSSSEAAVAGHAAEGVMHALAELLDNAANFSPPTAEVHVYVEEVPAGVIVSVEDSGLVMGDVQLRRAERAVSGDTGGAAELGGLSGTRLGLAVVGRLARKHGLKVSFRPSARGGTGVLVLIPQDILTRPNAPLPGEAETGSAPAVATVAEEHVDHPVESRPQSPESAASPQHPPVSYAAARAVGDLDPDPVPTHESPDRSGTAASRNEAKDAEDSQDAPETPGTGGLPKRRRGRTLAHAERSRGHATGQVSGQSAGQASGQAVREPRTAADDAKARIARFSSFRQAVRGASPDQATDRTGEQASPQETAPAEPATPSQPHQHPEGDTTP, from the coding sequence ATGACCCCGCCCACCCCCTCTGGCTCCGGCGAACGACCCACCTTCCGCGCCGTGGCGCCCGTCCCGCTGATCGCCGCCGTACTGGCCGCCCCCGCCGCCGGCGTGGCCGTCGCGCTGGCGCCCGACTCGGTGCGCACTCCCCTCGCCTGGGGCGCGGGCGCGGCCGTCCTGCTGCTGTGCACGGCCATCGCCTCGGCCGCCCACGCCGTACAGACGTCGAGGCTCATGCGCCGCCGTCTCGACTCCGTGACCGAGGACGCCGGACGCCTCCTTCAGGAACGGGCGCGGCTGGCCTCGGAGTTCCACCAGGAACGCACACGGCTGGCCGACGAGTCCGCCCGGGAAATGGCCCGCCTCAGGGAGGAGTCCGCACGGGAAATGGCCCTCCTCAAGGAGGCCTACGACCAGGAACGCGCGGCTCTGACGGAGGAGTTCACCGGGGAAGAGGACCGCCTCACCGCGGAGAACGCCCAGTTGACCCGGCGCGTCCGGCAGGCCGTCGGCGACCGCGCCGCCGCGATCTCGGCAACCGCCAACGCGGCCGCCCGTATGCAGGCGCTCTCCACCGGCATGCTCGCCGACCTGCGCGCCATGGAGGAGAAGCACTCCGACGAGGAGGTCCTCGCCGACCTCCTCCACCTCGACCACCGCACCGCCCAGGCGGGCCGCCTCGCCGACTCCGTCGCCGTCCTCACCGGCGCGCGCTCCGGGCGCCGTTGGGCGCGGCCGATCGTCATGGAGTCGATCCTGCGCGGCGCCATGGGCCGCATCGGCGGCTACCAGCGCGTGCGCGTCCACTCCTCCAGCGAGGCCGCCGTCGCCGGGCACGCCGCCGAGGGCGTGATGCACGCGCTCGCCGAACTCCTCGACAACGCCGCGAACTTCTCGCCGCCGACCGCCGAAGTGCATGTGTACGTCGAAGAGGTTCCCGCCGGCGTCATCGTGTCCGTCGAGGACAGCGGCCTGGTGATGGGCGACGTCCAGCTGCGCCGCGCCGAGCGCGCGGTCTCCGGGGACACCGGGGGCGCAGCCGAGCTGGGCGGGCTCAGCGGGACCCGGCTCGGGCTCGCCGTGGTCGGCCGGCTCGCCCGCAAGCACGGCCTGAAGGTGTCCTTCCGGCCCTCCGCGCGCGGCGGCACCGGCGTTCTCGTGCTGATCCCGCAGGACATCCTCACGCGGCCGAACGCCCCGCTGCCGGGCGAGGCGGAGACCGGGTCCGCCCCGGCGGTCGCCACGGTCGCCGAGGAACACGTGGACCACCCGGTCGAGAGCCGGCCGCAGAGCCCCGAGAGCGCCGCGAGCCCTCAGCACCCGCCGGTGTCGTACGCCGCCGCCCGCGCCGTCGGCGACCTCGACCCGGACCCGGTCCCCACGCACGAGTCGCCCGACCGCTCCGGCACGGCCGCCTCCCGCAACGAGGCGAAGGACGCCGAGGACTCCCAGGACGCCCCGGAAACGCCCGGCACAGGCGGCCTCCCCAAGCGCCGGCGCGGCCGCACCCTCGCCCACGCCGAGCGCAGCCGCGGCCACGCCACGGGCCAGGTGTCGGGCCAATCCGCGGGCCAGGCCTCGGGCCAGGCGGTCCGCGAGCCCCGTACCGCCGCCGACGACGCCAAGGCCCGGATCGCCCGCTTCAGCAGCTTCCGCCAGGCGGTCCGCGGCGCGAGCCCGGACCAGGCCACGGACCGAACCGGCGAACAGGCCTCCCCGCAGGAGACCGCCCCGGCCGAACCCGCCACCCCCTCGCAGCCGCACCAGCACCCGGAAGGCGACACCACCCCATGA
- a CDS encoding FAD-binding and (Fe-S)-binding domain-containing protein → MTDLGALRTGLRKAVRGEVAFDATARALTTMDASNYRRVPLGVVAPRDADDVAAALAVCRAQGVPVVPRGGGTSIAGQATGTGVVLDFTRHMNRIVSLDEEARTAVVQPGVVLDRLQEAAAPHGLRFGPDPSTHSRCTLGGMIGNNSCGSHSVAWGTTADSVRELSVISGQGASLRLGQDWAGAPDGLRALVEGELARLRTGFPDLPRRISGYALDALLPEKGADVARAFCGSEGTWGVLTEAVVRLVEAPRARALAVLAYADESAAAQAAAGLLPHGPLTVEGMAADLVRTDAGLPRGGAWLFVETGGSTPQEARARGDAIVRAADVRDSLVVTDPAGQRALWRIREDASGTATRMPDGSEAWPGWEDCAVPPARLGAYLRDFRALLTAHGLRGTPYGHFGDGCIHVRIDFDLMTTDGIARFRRFSEELAEVVVSHGGSLSGEHGDGQARAELLPTMYGTEMVSLFERAKGLWDPGDLLNPGMLVRPHRLDENLRFAVLPREPVDVEFGYPADGGDFSAAVRRCVGVAKCRTPAGAGGGVMCPSFRATGEEEHSTRGRARLLHEMLAGEVVTDGWRSPEVRDALDLCLSCKGCRSDCPVGVDMATYKAEFLHHHYEGRRRPAAHYAMGWLPLWLSTVSRTRTAGLVNSLASVRPLAALAKRLGGLAPEREIPRVAPETFSRWWSRRFRDRARAYVRDMKRGQAHGPFPGFGGTGQTVVLWPDTFTEHLSPSVGRAAVRVLEAAGMAVLLPPRVRLNWGSVREVVAGVEAGAEIGDGGSGLSTRHDGPREAIGDDGPRAAIGDDGPRAAIGDGMSKAPRGFNVFLPHRRYRVCCGLTYVSTGQLDRARAVMRRTLDLMEPFIEMGTPVVVLEPSCAAALRTDLPELLHDDPRAPRLAALVTTFAETLERHAPHWTPPHLDRPVTGQTHCHQHAVLGDRADRHLREAAGLTGDLAGGCCGLAGNFGFEKGHYEVSKTCAEEQLLPAVRAATPDTLVLADGFSCRTQLEQLAGVKGRHLAEVLAEGLEGTR, encoded by the coding sequence ATGACGGATCTCGGGGCACTGCGGACCGGACTGAGGAAGGCCGTGCGCGGCGAGGTCGCCTTCGACGCGACCGCACGGGCGCTGACGACCATGGACGCGTCCAACTACCGGCGCGTGCCGCTCGGCGTCGTCGCGCCGCGCGACGCCGACGACGTGGCGGCGGCCCTGGCGGTGTGCCGTGCACAGGGCGTGCCGGTCGTGCCGCGCGGCGGCGGCACGTCGATCGCCGGGCAGGCGACGGGCACGGGCGTGGTGCTGGACTTCACCCGTCACATGAACCGGATCGTGTCGCTGGACGAGGAGGCGCGCACGGCGGTGGTCCAGCCCGGTGTCGTCCTGGACCGCCTCCAGGAGGCCGCCGCCCCGCACGGCCTGCGCTTCGGCCCCGACCCCTCGACCCACAGCCGCTGCACGCTCGGCGGAATGATCGGGAACAACTCGTGCGGCTCGCACTCGGTCGCCTGGGGCACGACGGCGGACAGTGTGCGTGAGCTGTCGGTGATCAGCGGTCAGGGCGCTTCGCTGCGGCTGGGCCAGGACTGGGCGGGCGCCCCCGACGGCCTGCGGGCGCTGGTGGAGGGCGAGTTGGCCCGCCTGCGCACGGGCTTTCCGGACCTCCCGCGCCGCATCTCCGGCTATGCGCTGGACGCGCTCCTCCCCGAGAAGGGCGCGGATGTCGCCCGCGCCTTCTGCGGCTCCGAGGGCACGTGGGGGGTGCTGACCGAGGCGGTCGTACGACTGGTGGAGGCGCCCCGCGCGCGGGCGCTCGCGGTGCTGGCGTACGCGGACGAGAGCGCGGCGGCACAGGCGGCGGCCGGGCTGCTGCCGCACGGCCCCCTCACGGTGGAGGGCATGGCGGCCGATCTCGTACGCACCGATGCCGGGCTGCCACGGGGCGGCGCCTGGCTGTTCGTGGAGACCGGCGGTTCGACGCCGCAGGAGGCACGCGCGCGCGGGGACGCGATCGTGCGCGCCGCCGACGTCCGCGACTCCCTGGTGGTCACCGACCCGGCCGGACAGCGTGCCCTGTGGCGCATCCGGGAGGACGCGAGCGGTACGGCGACACGGATGCCCGACGGCAGCGAGGCCTGGCCCGGGTGGGAGGACTGCGCGGTGCCGCCGGCCCGGCTCGGGGCGTATCTCCGCGACTTCCGGGCCCTGTTGACGGCCCACGGCCTGCGCGGCACGCCGTACGGCCACTTCGGCGACGGCTGCATCCACGTCCGCATCGACTTCGACCTGATGACGACCGACGGGATCGCCCGCTTCCGGCGCTTCTCGGAGGAACTGGCCGAGGTGGTCGTCTCCCACGGCGGCTCGCTCTCGGGCGAACACGGGGACGGACAGGCGCGCGCGGAACTCCTGCCCACCATGTACGGCACGGAGATGGTGAGCCTCTTCGAGCGGGCGAAGGGCCTGTGGGACCCGGGCGACCTCCTCAACCCCGGCATGCTCGTACGACCGCACCGGCTGGACGAGAACCTGCGGTTCGCGGTGCTGCCGCGGGAGCCGGTGGACGTGGAGTTCGGGTATCCGGCGGACGGCGGGGACTTCTCGGCGGCGGTCCGGCGATGCGTGGGGGTGGCCAAGTGCCGTACGCCGGCCGGTGCCGGCGGGGGCGTCATGTGCCCGTCCTTCCGGGCGACCGGAGAGGAGGAGCACTCCACGCGCGGCCGGGCGCGACTGCTGCACGAGATGCTCGCGGGCGAGGTGGTCACGGACGGCTGGCGCTCCCCGGAGGTCCGCGACGCACTGGACCTCTGCCTCTCCTGCAAGGGCTGCCGCTCCGACTGCCCGGTCGGCGTCGACATGGCCACCTACAAGGCGGAGTTCCTGCACCACCACTACGAGGGCCGCCGCCGCCCGGCCGCGCACTACGCGATGGGCTGGCTCCCGCTCTGGCTGTCGACGGTGTCACGCACGCGCACGGCAGGCCTGGTCAACTCCCTGGCTTCCGTACGCCCGTTGGCGGCACTGGCGAAACGGCTGGGCGGCCTCGCGCCGGAGCGGGAGATCCCGAGGGTGGCGCCGGAGACGTTCAGCCGCTGGTGGTCACGACGCTTCCGGGACCGGGCACGGGCCTACGTACGGGACATGAAACGGGGCCAGGCACACGGCCCCTTCCCGGGCTTCGGCGGAACCGGCCAGACCGTCGTCCTGTGGCCCGACACCTTCACCGAACACCTGTCACCGTCCGTGGGCCGCGCGGCCGTACGCGTCCTGGAGGCGGCGGGGATGGCTGTGCTGCTGCCGCCGCGGGTACGGCTGAATTGGGGGTCGGTTCGTGAGGTTGTGGCGGGAGTGGAGGCGGGGGCGGAGATCGGCGACGGGGGGTCGGGATTGTCGACCAGGCACGATGGTCCGAGGGAGGCGATCGGCGACGATGGTCCGAGGGCGGCGATCGGCGACGATGGTCCGAGGGCGGCGATCGGTGACGGGATGTCGAAGGCACCGCGTGGCTTCAACGTCTTCCTCCCGCACCGCCGTTACCGGGTCTGCTGCGGCCTGACGTACGTCTCCACCGGCCAGCTCGACCGCGCTCGCGCCGTGATGCGCCGCACGCTGGACCTGATGGAGCCGTTCATCGAGATGGGCACCCCGGTCGTGGTCCTGGAACCGAGCTGCGCCGCCGCCCTGCGCACCGACCTCCCGGAGCTGCTGCACGACGACCCACGGGCGCCCCGCCTGGCGGCGCTGGTGACGACCTTCGCCGAGACCCTGGAACGCCACGCCCCGCACTGGACCCCGCCCCATCTGGACCGCCCGGTCACCGGCCAGACCCACTGCCACCAGCATGCCGTCCTCGGCGACAGGGCCGACCGCCACCTGCGCGAGGCCGCGGGCCTGACCGGCGACCTCGCCGGCGGCTGCTGCGGCCTGGCAGGCAACTTCGGCTTCGAGAAAGGCCACTACGAGGTGTCGAAGACCTGCGCGGAGGAACAACTGCTCCCGGCGGTACGGGCGGCGACCCCGGACACACTGGTCCTGGCGGACGGCTTCTCGTGCCGGACGCAACTGGAGCAACTGGCCGGGGTGAAGGGGCGCCACTTGGCGGAGGTGCTGGCGGAGGGGCTGGAGGGCACCCGTTGA
- a CDS encoding VOC family protein: protein MSLQMKLSAITLDCPDPLALAAFYQQATGLELHPKSNADFAGLDCEDEVFIGFQRVDGYRAPRWPEQTVPQQLHMCFKVERDLAQVEARLLELGAGRPDHQPHGARARVLTDPVGHPFCIIEEAD from the coding sequence ATGTCCTTGCAGATGAAGTTGAGCGCGATCACCCTCGACTGCCCGGATCCGCTGGCTTTGGCGGCGTTCTATCAGCAGGCCACCGGTCTGGAACTCCATCCCAAGTCGAATGCCGACTTCGCCGGGCTCGACTGTGAGGACGAAGTCTTCATCGGCTTTCAGCGGGTCGACGGCTACCGGGCTCCGCGCTGGCCTGAACAGACCGTTCCTCAGCAGCTTCACATGTGCTTCAAGGTCGAGCGGGACTTGGCCCAGGTCGAGGCCCGGTTGCTGGAGCTGGGTGCGGGCAGACCGGACCATCAGCCTCATGGGGCCAGGGCGCGCGTTCTCACCGATCCGGTCGGGCATCCCTTCTGCATCATCGAGGAGGCCGATTGA
- a CDS encoding DMT family transporter — protein sequence MNNPSADLPSPVAAVASTVAEPSVAAVVAEAEGVRAASRWGALGPVGLVLAGGISVQFGGALAVTLMPRVGALGVVTLRLIVAAVVLLVVCRPKVRGYTRADWGTIVVFGITMAAMNGLFYQSVARIPLGPAVTLEVLGPLVLSVVASRRALNLVWAGLALGGVFLLGGGGFSSLDPIGVAFALLAGAMWAAYIVFSARTGRRFPQADGLALAMVVAAVLFMPLGIVESGSKLLNPTTFALGGAVAILSSVLPYTLELLALRRLPASTFAIMMSLEPAIAATAGFLILDQALSATEALAIALVIAASMGAVRTQIGRGRAKGLEE from the coding sequence GTGAACAACCCCAGCGCTGATCTGCCCTCGCCTGTTGCTGCCGTGGCGTCGACGGTGGCCGAGCCGTCGGTCGCGGCTGTCGTGGCGGAAGCCGAGGGGGTGAGGGCCGCCTCGCGATGGGGCGCCCTCGGTCCCGTGGGTCTCGTTCTCGCCGGTGGGATCTCGGTGCAGTTCGGCGGGGCGCTCGCCGTGACGCTGATGCCGCGGGTCGGGGCGCTCGGGGTCGTGACCCTGCGGCTGATCGTCGCCGCGGTCGTGCTGCTCGTGGTGTGCCGGCCCAAGGTGCGGGGGTACACGCGCGCCGACTGGGGCACCATCGTCGTCTTCGGCATCACGATGGCCGCGATGAACGGGCTCTTCTACCAGTCGGTCGCCCGGATCCCGCTGGGCCCGGCCGTCACACTCGAAGTGCTCGGCCCGCTGGTCCTCTCCGTCGTCGCGTCCCGCCGCGCGCTCAACCTCGTCTGGGCGGGGCTCGCCCTCGGCGGCGTCTTCCTGCTGGGAGGCGGAGGCTTCAGCAGCCTCGACCCCATAGGTGTCGCCTTTGCTCTGTTGGCAGGCGCCATGTGGGCCGCATATATAGTCTTCAGCGCCCGTACGGGCCGACGCTTCCCGCAGGCCGACGGGCTCGCGCTCGCCATGGTGGTCGCCGCCGTGCTGTTCATGCCGCTCGGGATCGTCGAGTCGGGCTCGAAGCTGCTGAACCCGACGACGTTCGCCCTCGGCGGCGCCGTCGCGATCCTCTCCTCCGTCCTGCCCTACACCCTCGAACTCCTCGCCCTGCGCCGCCTGCCCGCCTCCACGTTCGCGATCATGATGAGTCTCGAACCGGCCATCGCCGCGACCGCCGGCTTCCTCATCCTCGACCAGGCCCTCTCCGCCACCGAGGCCCTCGCGATCGCCCTCGTCATCGCGGCGAGCATGGGCGCGGTGCGGACCCAGATAGGGCGCGGCCGGGCCAAGGGCCTGGAGGAGTAG
- a CDS encoding TIGR03084 family metal-binding protein translates to MSDPSSSVIDDLCRESEELDLLVGELGKEQWARPTPAPGWTIAHQIAHLHWTDRAALIAVTDAEAFKAEVEKALAAPDTFVDEGAEDVARLAPDRLLAEWRAGRKALEEALRAVPTGTRFPWYGPPMSVASMATARLMETWAHGLDIADTLGVVRPPTDRLRHVVRIGVRARDYAFAVHGLPAPAEEFRVELVSPAGELWAYGSEDAPQRVTGPALDFCLLVTQRTHRADLAVQAEGPDADRWLDIAQAFAGPPGAGRPPKGDVPEGDVPEGDVPEAAQGDTQ, encoded by the coding sequence GTGTCCGATCCGTCGTCGTCCGTGATCGACGATCTGTGCCGGGAGAGCGAGGAACTCGACCTGCTGGTAGGGGAGTTGGGCAAGGAGCAGTGGGCGCGCCCCACGCCGGCCCCGGGGTGGACCATCGCCCACCAGATCGCCCACCTGCACTGGACGGACCGCGCCGCGCTGATCGCGGTGACGGACGCGGAGGCGTTCAAGGCGGAGGTGGAGAAGGCCCTCGCGGCGCCGGACACCTTCGTCGACGAAGGGGCGGAGGACGTCGCACGGCTGGCCCCCGACCGGCTGCTCGCCGAGTGGCGGGCCGGGCGGAAGGCGCTGGAGGAGGCCCTGCGCGCGGTGCCCACCGGGACCCGCTTCCCCTGGTACGGGCCACCCATGTCCGTCGCCTCCATGGCGACCGCGCGGCTCATGGAGACCTGGGCCCACGGCCTGGACATCGCCGACACGCTGGGTGTGGTGCGGCCACCTACCGACCGGCTACGGCATGTGGTGCGCATCGGGGTGCGGGCCCGCGACTACGCCTTCGCGGTACACGGGCTCCCCGCGCCCGCCGAGGAGTTCCGAGTGGAACTCGTCAGCCCGGCGGGCGAGTTGTGGGCGTACGGCTCCGAGGACGCGCCCCAGCGGGTCACCGGCCCCGCGCTCGACTTCTGCCTGCTCGTCACCCAGCGGACCCACCGCGCCGACCTGGCCGTACAGGCCGAAGGCCCCGACGCGGACCGGTGGCTGGACATCGCCCAGGCCTTCGCGGGCCCGCCGGGAGCCGGGCGCCCGCCGAAGGGAGACGTGCCGGAGGGAGACGTGCCGGAGGGAGACGTGCCGGAGGCCGCGCAGGGGGACACCCAGTGA